One region of Pygocentrus nattereri isolate fPygNat1 chromosome 14, fPygNat1.pri, whole genome shotgun sequence genomic DNA includes:
- the LOC108413057 gene encoding cholecystokinin-like produces MCVCVCACVTVVYINSAPSFTRLHEDQPPLSLSCSRTRYITTTRMYGAVGVCVLLVSLSVSCLARPHSSLPQDGGNVLPSQMEVGLRVSRSDSPLKSQPAPDDQGEPHANLSELLARLISRKGSVRRNSTVNSKAGSLTANHRIKDRDYLGWMDFGRRSAEEYEYSS; encoded by the exons atgtgtgtgtgtgtgtgtgcgtgcgtcaCAGTAGTGTATATAAACTCCGCTCCCTCGTTCACTCGTCTTCATGAGGACCAACCACCTCTCTCACTCAGTTGCAGCCGTACACGCTACATTACCACAACAAG gaTGTACGGTGCTGTGGGCGTCTGTGTGCtcctggtctctctctctgtgtcatgTCTCGCTCGCCCGCACTCCTCTCTGCCGCAGGATGGGGGCAATGTTCTCCCCTCTCAGATGGAGGTGGGTCTGAGGGTCTCCCGCTCTGACAGCCCGCTCAAAAGCCAGCCCGCCCCCGACGACCAGGGAGAGCCCCACGCCAACCTCAGTGAGCTGCTGGCCAGACTGATCTCCAGGAAAG gTTCTGTTCGTCGTAACTCCACAGTGAACAGCAAGGCCGGCTCACTGACCGCCAACCACCGGATAAAAGACAGGGATTACCTGGGCTGGATGGACTTTGGCCGCCGGAGTGCCGAGGAGTACGAATACTCTTCATGA